gacacagtagtctagccgggatataacgagagcccgtaccagtaaggtagccgtttgggtggagaggaaagggcggatcttggcgatattataaaggtgagaccggcagatctcagtaacggatcggatgtgtggggtgaacgagagagacgagtcaaagatgacaccgaggtcgcgggcccgagagacgggaagggtggccgtaccatccacggtgatagggaagtcagggagaggaccgggcttgggagggaagatgaggagctcaatcttgctcatgttgagttttaggtggcgggccgacatccaggtggagacgtcctggaggcaggaggagatgcgagcctgaagggagggggagaggacaggggcagagatgtagatctgcctgtcatctgcgtagagatggtagtcgaaacagtgagagcgaatgagtttgaaggagtgtaaatggagaacagaggagggccaagaactgacccttgaggaactccaacagttaaaggatgggagggggaggaggcgcctgcaaaggagactgagaatgaccggccagagagataagaggagaaccaggagaggacggagttcctgaagccaaggtgagataaagtgtggaggaggaggggatggtcgactgtgtcaaaggcagctgagaggaggattagaatggaataggagccattggatttggcaaggaggaggtcatgggtgaccttagagagagcagtctcggtagagtggaggggacggaagccagattggagggggtctaggagagaatgggagttaaggaattctaagccgcgagtgtagatgactcgttctaggattttggaaaggaagggtagtagggagatagggcgataactggaaggggaagtggggtcgagagagggttttttttaggatgggagagatgtgggcatgtttgaaggcagaggggaagaagccattggagagtgagtggttaaagatagaagttaaggaggggaggagggcaggggtgatgttttttataaggtgagcgggaatggggtctgaggcacaggtggagggggtggcacttgcgaggagggaggagatcccctctgaggatactgcagggaaggatggaaaagtaggggagagggttggtgggggggaggcaagagggcgagggctgactttggggagctcagacctgattgtgttaatttttgtgatgaagtaggtggccagatcattgggggtgagggatgggggagggggaggaacagagggcctaaggaaagagttaaaggtccggaacagttggtgggggtgacgggcatgggtgtcgatgagggaggagaagttttgcctggcggaggagagggcagagtcaaggcaggaaaggatcaatttgaaatgtatgaggtcggcttggctCTTGGACTTtgggcagctcgagcataggagcgtaggaggcggacagaagcggtgacccagggctgtgggttagtggagcgagagcggcggagggaaaggggggcgagagagttgagatgagtagagagggtggagttgagagcagtgacctgatcattgagagtgggaagagaggacgggggggcaaggtggggagagatgcttttggagagacggatgggatcaagagagtggaggcctctgtgggggagtagcaaagatttgcagggggagggagtgtgagagatgaggcaggtgagaaggttatggtcagaaagagggatttcagagtcggtgagggaggagatagtacagcggtaggagatgacgagatcgagggtgtgaccgagtcggtgagtgggcgcggtatggtggaggaggaggtcggcagagtcgaggagggatagcaggcgggcggcagaggagtcaccgggtacatccatgtgcatgttgaagtctctgaggatcagagtgggcagagagaaggtaggtgagaaaggggtctaggtggttgaagttggaggtgggaccattcattcattcattcaatagtatttgagcgcttactatgtgcagagcactgtactaagagcttggaatgtacagatcggtaacagagacagtccctatcctttgacgggctcacagtctaatcgaccaggaggctacaagtatctggagggggtggtagaggtgaatgatatgggcttcgaaggaggggaaggagagggaagaggaaggagggatagtgtgggAGCGGcagcggggtgagaggaggaagccgacgcctcctccctttccggtgagtctgggggagtgggagaaggagaggcctctgctggagagagcggcggcggagaccgtgtcttccggagagagccacgtttccgaaagggcgaggaggaggagagagcgggagaggaaaaggtcatggatgaaaggtagtgtacctgtaatggagcgggggttccagaggccacacttgaaagtagctgtgggtgcgagcgggggagagggggaagagtgggggagtacttagtacagtgctctgcacacagtaagcattcaataaataggcttGATTGGTTCAACTCCAGTGACATCCCCAGGTCCCCCAGAAACAATTTGACCATCCCACTCGGCCAGTGTGGTCCTTGGGCCGCAGGGGAGGTAAACAGTGAGGATAGGTTGGTATGACTTCCCATTCCAGGTACCCATTAGCCAGCCCCTTGAAGCCTAGATGGATTGTCCAAGAGGGCTAGTAGCATTAAATGAAGGATGCAGTAGTTAGAAAATTTCCAGAATGCAGAATTTCAGGAATGAGTTGAATGAAGAAGCGGGTATAGAATTTCCTCGGAGGGCACGGGATTTCCAGAGAGAAGGGTAAATTTCTAGTGAGTAGAGCGAGAGTGAAACCCCTGAAATTTCTGGAACTCTTGCCAGGGTCACTTTGACATTAACTTTATCTCAATCTCTCAGcttataaattctttgagggaAGTCACATCTTTTAACTCTCTAgattaactcactgtgggcaggaaatgtctgtttattgtattctaccaagcacttaatacagtgttctgtacacagtaagcactcaataaatgattgaatgtgaGACCATTGAACCTgagcctctgttgccgaattttacattccaagcgcttagcacacagtaagtgctcaataaatacgactaaatgaactctctctcaagtgctgagtacagtgctctgcacagcatatGAAGTGGAGAGGGGTGAAGCTGGCGGTTTCCTGCCTTCCCTCTGCCATCACCCGTAGCTTTGGAAAGTTCCACCAGGTGCTTCCACTTCTGCTCCTCAAGATTCCTGGTTCTGCACCTGCCCTGCCTCATCCCCTGCTGTTGTTCATCTTATGCCCAGATGTCCAGGGTTCCCACCCCAAGATACATCagttattttgatgctattgatgcctatttgttgtgttgtctgcctcccccttctagacagtgagcccattgttgattgctctgcactgtaagtgctcaataaatacgactgaatgaatgagctctacCTCCTACATAATAAATTATgcttttgttaaccacttactatgtgccaggcactgcactaagcactagggtggatatgagcaaatcatattcgactcagtccatgtcccatgtggacctcacagtctcattctccattttacagatgaggtaactgaagcacagagatttgaagtgacccgcccaaggtcacgtagcaggcaagtgacggaggtgtgattagaacccacgacctctcgactcccaagcccgggctcttgccactaggccatgctgcagtctCACCCCCACACCCCTGGGTCTCCCAGTTTCATCTGCTGCCAGTGGGGCCAAAAAGCTCATGCCCTCTCTACCAGGGGCGACTGCTCCCTGCCAGCCCACGGGCACGTAATCAGCGTtgcgatactgtactctcccaagtgattattacagtgctctgcacccagtaagtacccaataaatacaacaatgaaccaACCATCGACATTTCTTGACGATTTTTCTACCGGGAACAGTAGTCCTGGAGCTTCTTCTCCAGGAACGGAGTTCCAGCCTGTTCCGCCTTTCTTCCAGCATGGCTCAGATCAACTGCAGACAAGTGCCCTCCATCCATGACAGATCGGGGTTCCTGGAACAGgtgccccccatcctccccaatcCAAACCCACCTCAGCATGCCAGCGCAGCCTGTCCACATACTGAAATGACTCGTGCAGGGGTAGAAAATTGCTTTAagcccaaacacttaatataagtCTAatggtttaataaatattacaagAGATCTCATCTTCTGTAAAGTCaaaatttcaataataataatacaatttaattaggtcagacactgttcctgtccccccaaaaaatggggctcacagtcctttagGCCCTGGAGGGACAggtttgagggggaggagggaaatgaaccCCTAAAACAATCAAGCCACTGGGGAGCCCCTTCTCTGCACTGCGGGGACAACAAGGCAGTTTGAATCTCCCTCTCCAGGGGATGCCACGTCAAATCTCAACTCAGACTGTGGTTcggagccagggaggggaaggaacaacgAGGAAGAACCGGATTTTGGCAGAGCTCCGTGTTAGAAGCCGCCCGGGTACGCCCCGAGAGAGCAAAGGCTGTCTGCATGGAGCTCTGGATTAGAGACCAGGTGCAGTTTTCCATTCTGCCCCAGAGCATAagcctgaggaggagaagggaaacaataataataataattgtggtggtaatctcttactatgtaccagtcactgtactaagaactgaggtacaaaCAAGGAAATCAACTTGTACccaagtccctgtaccacagccttaatccctattttacagatgagggaactgaggaacagagaagtgaagtgacttgcccaaggtcacccagcagacaaatggcagaagtccttctgactccccagcccgtgatctatccactaggcaactccgCTTCTCTGTTGATTGTGCTACTGGTTCGGTGCTCACTACGTACCAATCATTGTGCTAATCTCTGGGGTGATTACAATTGAATTAGACactgttcccgtcccacatggggctcacagtcgtttaGGCCCCGGAGGGACAGGATTAGgtttagggagagggaggactgagGAAAGGATGCAGGGGGCAGGGATGGAAATGCTCATCCTAAAATACTATTTCATCCTTTTTGGGAATCGTCAGTACAGTGTAGCTTAGAAACTCAGTGTTGTTCACTTTCAGGCACCCGTAACTTACTGCAACCCCGAGAAGGGGACCAAAATGGCAGTAGAGCAAATTATCCAATCTAACTCCCAGCATAATGTTCTCTCCTGTAACACTTTCAATAAAACCTAATAATTGGCAGCAACTGTAAATAGCAGTTTACAGTGCACATCTCCTATTCGTAATGGAATCTCTGTGTTTGATCCTTTAAAGCATTTTGTCTCCTAATGGCATAAAAGTCAGGTTTGCTACAGATCCACCTTCTGTCTGTGTAGCTTCTGgcactgctaactctgttatcgTTCAGATAAGcacattctccttttcctttaaCTTCAAACCTGTAACAGAAGACAGAGGGTCAGTCAATATGAAGCTGCACATTTCCACGGAAGAGTTCCCGATCCTCTACCCTCTGGTAGCGGGAGAGAAGAAGGCTAGTGTGAGTCTTTCTCTCCCCTACACATATATCACTTCAGGTCCTGGCTTTGCTAGAAtctaaggagagggaaggaaactgATCCCAAGACTCACCACTCAGTGAACTTGATGCCGCTTGTCCACTTCCAGTCATGGCCTGATTCCCTGTTCAGCCCGATCCAGTGGTCAGCGGGGCCTTTGTATCGCATCAACAAGTCCTTTCAAAAAGGATACAGAAAGGGTCTGTCAAGGGTTTTCCTATGCCGGAGGTGTAGCTCACACACCTAGGCTGTATTATTTATTACGGTGCCCCGGCCTTTTTGGCGGGGGCGGGCAGGCCCCCCTTTGTGAGCCCAGGATGAAGAAGGGGTCCAATGCCGTCCCCCAAGTCCTGGCCATCTCTGGATTGCCAACATCTTCACCGGGAAGTCTGCTCGCCGCTCCAGTGTGAGGAACTTCGGTCCACGGCTCTAAGCCTTATTGATTTCGGGCTGCCCCTCCGGTTCAAAAGAGGTGGCTGAGCTTGGCCACCCCGGGTTCATGACATCAGCCAAGTTATCTTCATCAcctacttctctcctctctctccgccAGACACTGAACCCGTCTCTAGTTTTGCTTCCAGGACTGGTCAATCAATAAACCAATTTACTTAGCATCTCCTGTGTGTAGAACTCTAAgccaagagtttaggagagtatgaGAGAATAAGACAACGTGCTCCTTGTCTTCAGCAAGTATTTAATCTAGCAGCGTGTCCCCTTCTGTACTTGAGTGAGGTGCAGCGAGAATGAACTAGTGTGCTGGGGCTGAGTCCAGGCAGGGAAGAGGGCTTCTCTGTGGACAGCACAGCGCAGCCTGTTCAGCTGCCCCAAACTCTTTCTCCACAAAGACCCAGTTTGGGCTTGCTGGTCTCCTGAACACTGTGGGGCTACAGGAGGGCTCAGGATTGTCTTTTTACCATTTCCTTCTGAGTGTCGATCACAGCGAGACCTGCAGCGTGGGAGGTACAGAAATTCTGGCTAGATGTCCAGTTCCTCGTGTCGTTAGAAAAATAGTAACATTTCTCTTGGAATCCAAGCCAGTCACCTGGGCAAGGAGCAGGGATAGGGAGTTCTGGGAGAcgcttggctctttccactaaaaacaGAACAGTGAGATGAACATGAGGGGCTGTGAGAAAAAAACAACCCTAACAAAACCGAAACCATACTCCAAAGTAGGGCAGATTCCCCGCTGCCTGCTCAACTCCATTTTCCACCAGTCTGAAGCTGGCAAGATTCCTTTAACCCTCAGAAACCTGCATCTGACCTGGCCCAAGTCTTCGTTCACTGTTGTGACTCTGATAGAGGAGGCCAGGCCTTCCTTCTAGGGGGCTAACCCGTGTGACCCTCCCCCATCTGGAACTCTGCAGGGCAGAAAGGTGAGAAAACAAGGGAAGGGGCTCAGATCCCGCAACAACAAACACACCAttgagagctcgggcccggggacattgcgctccccttctcgaccctggggacattgtgctcccctgctcggccctagggacattgtgtcctctggggacattgtgtccccctgctcgggcccggggacattgtgctccccaaccgctcccccactccgcccgaggtggccattttgggaagcccccaccccacctgaggcggccattttgggaaggcctcactccctcttcccccttgaggtgattcatctcccccgcccccgccccgggcgacgatgttcTTGTTCTCAccctgttaccttaccttagccgccgcctacggccgcaacccatcccagacaacctcagggcccccctgccgccacagggacatttggtcatgagttctgggactctctcggccgctggccgcttgactttgagtctgatcgggtagggtcggctcgtcccccgaccctggtcatcgcctgcttattaacactattgtattgtgtctttctgtaccatgttgctatattagcgatttcgcttattgtttattgtcgtcagtgctgccacccacctctctggcctcaccagccgcctgactttgagtttgatcaggtcgccccttaatcgagcctaccccgaccctggtcatcgcccgcttattaacgctactatattgtatcatactgtatcatgttgctatattagcactactgtattgtatcatactgtatcatgttgctatattaccgatttcgtttgttactgtttatcgttgtcagtgctgccacccacctctctgggccttgccatgtccctcctccccccctcccgccccttcctatcctccccttcccctctctccctcagatctttcccgctctctcctctgtctcctccccgcctccggtcccccgccctagaaccccactttaccagcgctacccctcttccccctccccctactcttccccccaccaaaccccctcttcaccccctccccccttctctcttccccacccacgccccatcccagtcctcctgtcccaccgccacccctcatccccctctccccgtccagggccccgccacctccttcccatccaaaccttcccctccccccatccttccccccctcccccccttgcacccacagctactttcaagtgtggcctctggaacccctgctctattacaggtaagctacctttcgtccatgaccttttcctctcccgctctctcctcctcctcgccctttcggaaacgtggctctctcccgaagacacggtctccgccgccgctctctccagcggaggcctctccttctcccactcccccagactcaccggtaagggaggaggcgtcggcttcctcctctcaccccgttgccgcttccgcactatccctcctcccccctccctctccttcccctccttcgaagcccatatcatttgcctctaccaccccctccagatacttgtcactgtcatctacctcccggtcccacctccgacttcttcaaccaccttgacccctttctcaccttcctcctctccttctttctgcccactctgatccttggagacttcaacatccatacggatgtacccgacgactcctctgccgcccgcctgctatccctcctcgactctgccgacctcctcctccaccataccgcgcccactcacccagtcggtcacaccctcgatcttgtcatctcctccctcaccgactctgaaatccctctctctgaccataaccttctcacctgcctcatctctcacactccctccccctgcaaatcttcgctactgccccacagagacctccgctctctcgatcccatccgtctttccgaaagcatctctcctcaccttgccgccctgtcctcacttcccactgtcgatgatcaggtctccgctctcaactccaccctctctactcatctcgactctctcgcccccctttccctccaccgctatcgctccactaacccacagccctggatcacctcctctgtctgcctcctacgctcctacgctcgagctgctgagcgctgctggcgaaagtccaagcaccaagccaacctcacacacttcaaatttctcctttcctgccttaactctgccctctcctccgccaggcaaaacttcttctcctccctcatcgacacccatgcccgtcacccccgccaactgttccggacctttaactctatCCTTAGGCCtctgttcctcccactcccccatccctcacccccaatgatctggccacctatttcctcacgaaaatcaacacgatcaggtctgagctccccaaagtcacccctccgcctctcccctccccccaccaaccctctcccctacattcccatccttccctgcagtatcctcagaggagatctcctccctcctcgcaagtgccaccccctccacctgcgcctccgaccccattccctctcaccttattaaaaccatcgcccctgccctcctcccttccttaacttttatttttaacc
This region of Ornithorhynchus anatinus isolate Pmale09 chromosome 17, mOrnAna1.pri.v4, whole genome shotgun sequence genomic DNA includes:
- the LOC114817844 gene encoding C-type lectin domain family 2 member D-like isoform X1 yields the protein MEAEAQGAANNPELAEREPLRSGPTGNPEQPGNWSLTKPLGNVKPVCIHLLAVVTTLLIFLVIALSFILALERAKRLPELPIPAPCPGDWLGFQEKCYYFSNDTRNWTSSQNFCTSHAAGLAVIDTQKEMDLLMRYKGPADHWIGLNRESGHDWKWTSGIKFTEWFEVKGKGECAYLNDNRVSSARSYTDRRWICSKPDFYAIRRQNALKDQTQRFHYE
- the LOC114817844 gene encoding C-type lectin domain family 2 member D-like isoform X2, producing MEAEAQGAANNPELAEREPLRSGPTGNPEQPVERAKRLPELPIPAPCPGDWLGFQEKCYYFSNDTRNWTSSQNFCTSHAAGLAVIDTQKEMDLLMRYKGPADHWIGLNRESGHDWKWTSGIKFTEWFEVKGKGECAYLNDNRVSSARSYTDRRWICSKPDFYAIRRQNALKDQTQRFHYE